The following nucleotide sequence is from Aspergillus nidulans FGSC A4 chromosome I.
AGCGGAGTCGGAACGCGCCCTTACCTGTTGTCGATAAACAAAAACAAGACGTCAGATTCCCAGGCCTTGAAAGAAGAATTCTGAGGAAAACCCAGGTTCTGGTCAATCAAATCACTCCCGGTATGCGCGTAGTTCGTAAGACTCGTAAATGGTCACAAAGGGAAGATCATCCAAAGCGATTGCCAGTTTCGTTACTTTCGTTAATTATGggttctcgttcttctcaaGTCAATCGCAATAAAGAAGGATTATGGAAGTCAAATACGAAGAGATCGTGGTTGGGGGAGATTCAGAGAAACTCGTGATCAGATCATGCAGATACAGAGGAAAGCGAGAAGAGCAGACATGTCATCCACCACTGGCGGGAAGAGAGACAAAGACGTCAGGGCCAGACAGACGGATGATCTAGAATGGAACCTTGGATGAAAGAGGAGATGCAAGTGCAGTGGGAGCGTTAAGTAGGCCTGCGATCGCTGGTACCCTGGTTGGAGACTGCGGACTCGTCGTGCACTGGAGCCTCGACGATTGTTGACGTTTGGGTGTCGGGAGTCTCCCGGGCAACCGCACCTTCCTGCCAGACCTGCTTGCAATAATATCGGACGCTTGGCGCCTAGACGCAGAACACTCTCGATCGCCTTAGTCCTAATCAGGCCTAGCGTAATAGCCTCCCCAGTGGTCCGTGCTGTTTCCCCTTTAGGCCTTGAGgatcttttttttcccgCGGCGAGAGCTGGTCCAGGCTTTTCCATCACTCTTCATCTAGCCCCAACTCAGCAATGAACCGGTTAGGCGGGCtgtccttgcccttgaggcCAGTATGTCTGTTCTGTCGAGCTCAGACTTCCCTTGCCCTGTCTCCTCTTCAGGGAGGACAGGCTGTACGATCGATTGCCACAGGGCGCCTCCGCCGCAGAGCCCGCATGACTCTCTCTAAAGATGTCGCCAAATCATCCCTCAAGCCGAAACGAACAGACCGCGGTAAATTAGGGCCGTTTCCCAACATGAATCAGACACGAGCGCGAGTTCGTGAAGATCCAAGGTCACGGTCACCGGCCGCCTTGAAACGTTCcggagagacagaagagaagccagcgATGAATACCGAAAGTCCGCTTTACAAGGCCCTGAAGATGCAGACTGCTCTAGCACCTATCTCCTACGGAAAACGAACAGCAATCAAAGCCAAGATTGCAGAAATCACGAGCTTCGATGCCTTCACTCTCCTTCCCATTGTCCGGAATTCGATTTTCTCGCAAGCCCTTCCTGGGATAGCCGATGCTGTTCCCACTCCTATCCAACGAGTCGCCATACCAAgacttcttgaagatgcTCCAGCGAAGAAGCAAGCTAAGAAggtggacgacgatgaaCCTCAGTATGAGCAATACCTTCTCGCCGCGGAGACCGGTTCGGGGAAGACGCTAGCATACTTGATCCCTGTGATTGACGCGATCAAACGCCAAGAGATacaggagaaagagatggagaagaaggaggaggaaaggaaggtgcgagagagagaagaaaacaagaagaaCCAAGCATTTGATTTGGAACCGGAAATTCCCCCGCCATCTAACGCAGGCAGACCGCGGGCAATCATTCTAGTACCAACAGCAGAATTGGTTGCCCAGGTTGGAGCTAAGCTCAAGGCTTTCGCACACACAGTGAAGTTCAGGTCTGGTATTATTTCCTCTAACCTGACTCCTCGTCGAATCAAGAGCACTCTCTTTAACCCCGCCGGGATCGACATCCTCGTCTCGACACCGCATCTACTGGCTTCTATCGCGAAAACGGATCCCTACGTGCTCAGCCGTGTCAGCCACCTCGTACTGGATGAGGCTGACTCCCTCATGGATCGATCCTTCCTGCCAATATCAACGGAAGTTATCAGTAAAGCAGCCCCGTCGCTGCAGAAGCTCATCTTCTGTTCTGCCACCATCCCCCGCAGCCTCGATTCTCAGCTCCGCAAACTCTACCCGGATATTTGGCGTTTAACAACACCTAATCTGCATGCCATCCCTCGGCGCGTACAGCTGGGCGTAGTTGACATTCAGAAAGACCCATACCGCGGGAACCGGAATCTCGCCTGCGCGGACGTGATCTGGTCTATTGGCAAAAGCGGAGCAGGGAGCGATGAGGCCGGCAGCCCGTGGTCTGAGCCGAAGACTAAGAAGATTCTCGTCTTTGTCAACGAGCGCGAGGAAGCCGACGAGGTTGCGCAATTCCTCAAATCGAAAGGTATCGACGCCCATTCATTTAACCGCGACTCAGGCACCAGAAAACAAGAAGAGATTCTCGCCGAATTCACCGAACCAGCCGCCGTCCCCACCGCGGAAGAAATCCTGCTCGCCcgcaagcagcagcaacgcGAAAATATTAACATTCCCTTTGTGCTTCCTGAACGGACAAATCGAGACACTGAACGCCGCCTTGATGGCGTCAAGGTCCTTGTCACCACCGACATTGCGTCACGCGGTATCGACACCCTAGCCTTGAAAACCGTTATTCTCTACCATGTTCCCCACACAACTATCGACTTTATCCATCGTTTGGGTCGTCTAGGACGTATGGGTAAGCGTGGACGGGCGGTTGTTTTGGTTGGCAAGAAGGACCGCAAGGATGTGGTCAAGGAGGTTCGTGAGGGTATGTTCAGGGGCCAGGCTCTAATTTAATCTTCACTTTCGGATCATGACTTGTACTTGTACATTTATAATGTCACTCCTCTATCTGTGGGTAttcattgctggcgctggaatGATCTTGGATAAATACCCATGCAGTCTGGTTTGGTTTAGACTCATAATGTCTGTATCATTATCATATCACATCATGTATTATatttcatcttccatctaTATAGACGATGCATCATATTAATATCTATACTCTGCGGCCCACTCATTCATAACCTGCCAGAGTTGGTAGCAAACCCGCCTAGATAATTTCGAGGCGTCGTCAAGTAGTGCATCAAACGAGATATCCGGATCGGTTGCCAATGACATCAGCCAGAAGATAATCTCCAGATTCTCCAACTCAATTTATAACCTCCCCCAGCAGCAACCACATTATTCTCTCTCCGCGTCCCCCTCGCGAACAATTTATCAGGACACACACTCATAACCCAGTTAACAGACACGTAGCTCAACTGATCAGTCTACTTGCCAGCAACCATACATAATACAAATCCGTCCAAAACAAAGTGCACTAACCACACCGCAGTAGTGGGTAGCTTGGAATTGATGCCGTG
It contains:
- the mrh4 gene encoding ATP-dependent RNA helicase (transcript_id=CADANIAT00006861) — protein: MNRLGGLSLPLRPVCLFCRAQTSLALSPLQGGQAVRSIATGRLRRRARMTLSKDVAKSSLKPKRTDRGKLGPFPNMNQTRARVREDPRSRSPAALKRSGETEEKPAMNTESPLYKALKMQTALAPISYGKRTAIKAKIAEITSFDAFTLLPIVRNSIFSQALPGIADAVPTPIQRVAIPRLLEDAPAKKQAKKVDDDEPQYEQYLLAAETGSGKTLAYLIPVIDAIKRQEIQEKEMEKKEEERKVREREENKKNQAFDLEPEIPPPSNAGRPRAIILVPTAELVAQVGAKLKAFAHTVKFRSGIISSNLTPRRIKSTLFNPAGIDILVSTPHLLASIAKTDPYVLSRVSHLVLDEADSLMDRSFLPISTEVISKAAPSLQKLIFCSATIPRSLDSQLRKLYPDIWRLTTPNLHAIPRRVQLGVVDIQKDPYRGNRNLACADVIWSIGKSGAGSDEAGSPWSEPKTKKILVFVNEREEADEVAQFLKSKGIDAHSFNRDSGTRKQEEILAEFTEPAAVPTAEEILLARKQQQRENINIPFVLPERTNRDTERRLDGVKVLVTTDIASRGIDTLALKTVILYHVPHTTIDFIHRLGRLGRMGKRGRAVVLVGKKDRKDVVKEVREVWFGLDS